The uncultured Bacteroides sp. DNA segment ACAATTAAGTTGCGTCGCAGTGTGCGCAGTTATACCTCACAGGAAGTGGCGGAAGAAGATTTGCTGACTATACTTGATGCTGCAACGTATGCTCCTAGCGGTATGAACGACCAGACCTGGCACTTCACTGCTGTGCAAGATGCAGCTAAACTGGAAGAGCTGAACAAACGAATAAGAGGTGCGTTTGCAAAGTCGGATGTGAAACATTTGCAGGAACGGGGACATAACGAGAGTTACTGTTGCTATTATCACGCTCCGGTACTCATTATCGTATCTAACAAAAATGAACACTTGTGGGCTGGGCAAGATTGTGCGGCTGCCTTGCAGAATATTTTTCTAGCAGCTACCTCGTTAGGTATTGCCTCTTGCTGGGTCAATCAGCTTGGATCCACTTGTGACGATCCTGAAGTACGAGCTTTCATAACTTCGCTAGGTGTTCCCGAAGATCATAAAGTATTTGGTTGCGCTGCTTTGGGTTATGCCGACGGCTCTCCGCTAAAAGTAAAAGTGCGCAAAGAAGATACCATATCATTCGCCTAGAAATTTAGTCTTTAAAAAAACAATTCACGCAGAGAGGCTGAAAAGAATTGCTCCCTGCGTGAATTATTAAAAAACCATTCGCTCTATTCAAACGAACCGTATAGTGTTGGTAGCAACTTGCGGTCGCCCAAAGTATTATCAATACGGGCAACGTTTATCCAGAACTTATTATCGCGTACACTTTCAATGGGATAGGCCGCTTTTTCACGTGAATAAGCGTGTTGCCACTTGTCCGCTACCACCTCATATTCAGGGTGAGGAGCATTCACCAGTACATTGTCTGCTTTATCCGCTTCTCCATTCTTTACCTCTTCTATTTCTTTCCAGATGCTTAGCATCACGTCAACAAAATTGTCTAGTTCTGCCAGACTTTCACTTTCGGTAGGTTCTATCATCAACGTGCCGTGAACCGGGAAAGAAAGAGTAGGAGCATGATAACCATAATCCATCAGACGTTTGGCTATATCACTTTCGGTGATGCCCGTTTCTTCATGAATCTTTCTGC contains these protein-coding regions:
- a CDS encoding nitroreductase, whose translation is MKTNEVLETIKLRRSVRSYTSQEVAEEDLLTILDAATYAPSGMNDQTWHFTAVQDAAKLEELNKRIRGAFAKSDVKHLQERGHNESYCCYYHAPVLIIVSNKNEHLWAGQDCAAALQNIFLAATSLGIASCWVNQLGSTCDDPEVRAFITSLGVPEDHKVFGCAALGYADGSPLKVKVRKEDTISFA